Proteins encoded by one window of Arachis ipaensis cultivar K30076 chromosome B04, Araip1.1, whole genome shotgun sequence:
- the LOC110271470 gene encoding uncharacterized protein LOC110271470 — MALQSKNKFVFVDGSLPKPDENDPTHHAWERCNTLVVSWLHLSLSPDIRNNVISNGVAHIIWEELKRRFYQVDVFYIAELEEDLFSLRQGDLELTPYFTKLRGIWEELKIFRPIPSGVCSTNCPCVSTTCGYRDDTFVVCFHRGLNEQYSTVRSSIMLIQPLPLIDSTFSFLMQHERQILGTDLVDSKQLAGTKTEMAAVAGAEVMEDEDTANNVLFVTGKDAAHDDKHDDFVELYLKDGGSSSTFFTQDQKQALLALLQQNVSITSHTVSQVSHAIEVQSPFKGNSMKCTLNSSHYTGSWVIDTGATVHVTHHITVFHTYKAIRPDYRTMKRIGVPELNAGLYALQANSLDTAQHHSIPSTTSAPHSIFTATHTALTHFTNTT, encoded by the exons TTGTAGTCTCTTGGCTCCACCTCTCTCTCAGCCCAGATATACGCAATAACGTCATTTCGAATGGTGTCGCTCACATCATTTGGGAAGAACTCAAAAGGCGCTTCTATCAAGTAGATGTGTTCTACATTGCTGAACTTGAAGAAGACCTCTTCTCATTAAGACAGGGTGATCTGGAACTTACACCCTATTTCACAAAGTTGCGAGGAATTTGGGAGGAACTCAAAATTTTTCGACCCATCCCTTCAGGCGTTTGCAGCACCAATTGTCCATGTGTATCCACGACTTGTGGTTATAGAGATGACACATTTGTAGTTTGCTTTCATCGTGGCTTAAACGAGCAATATTCAACTGTCCGATCAAGCATCATGCTCATACAGCCATTGCCATTGATTGACAGCACCTTTTCATTCCTTATGCAACATGAAAGGCAAATTCTTGGGACTGATTTGGTGGACTCTAAACAGTTG GCAGGAACCAAGACAGAGATGGCCGCGGTGGCAGGGGCTGAAGTTATGGAGGACGAGGACACGGCAAACAATGTTCTTTTTGTGACAGGGAAGG ATGCTGCACATGATGATAAGCATGATGATTTTGTTGAGCTCTATCTGAAAGATGGTGGTAGttcatcaaccttcttcactcaAGATCAAAAGCAAGCCTTATTAGCTCTCCTACAACAAAATGTCTCCATAACTTCCCATACTGTGAGTCAAGTCTCGCATGCCATAGAAGTCCAATCTCCTTTTAAAGGTAACTCTATGAAATGCACTCTTAATTCATCACATTACACTGGTTCCTGGGTCATTGACACCGGTGCCACAGTTCATGTCACTCATCACATTACTGTATTCCACACATACAAAGCCATACGTCCG GATTACCGTACAATGAAGAGGATTGGAGTACCTGAACTCAATGCAGGGCTGTATGCACTGCAAGCAAATTCATTAGACACTGCACAACATCACAGCAT CCCCTCAACAACATCTGCCCCTCACTCAATTTTTACAGCCACACACACCGCTCTCACACATTTCACCAACACCACTTAG